One Candidatus Zixiibacteriota bacterium genomic window carries:
- the thyX gene encoding FAD-dependent thymidylate synthase translates to MQAKNVESAEVILESITPNAENLIERACRTCYLSFHRYDPPKSTEELLKKVIRKRHHSVLEHASATFRIKGGSRVFTHELVRHRLMSPSQESQRYVCYADKPKRKKTKDFEFVAPPCFVGEGYDFTDEYNRQVEQCYNLYEKMLDAGIPPEDARYILPNATTSEIVISSNFRELRHFFWVRTNPRAHWEIRKVAIDMLKIMKKEAPIVFWDFTIDEKNMSAAGEIET, encoded by the coding sequence ATGCAAGCAAAGAATGTAGAAAGTGCCGAAGTAATTCTTGAGAGTATTACGCCGAATGCCGAGAATTTAATCGAGAGAGCCTGTCGAACCTGTTATCTATCTTTCCATAGGTACGATCCGCCAAAATCAACCGAGGAATTGCTTAAAAAGGTTATCCGTAAAAGACATCACTCGGTGCTTGAACATGCCAGCGCCACTTTTAGAATTAAAGGCGGTTCGAGGGTTTTTACTCATGAACTGGTACGTCACCGTCTGATGTCGCCATCTCAGGAAAGCCAGCGTTATGTTTGTTATGCCGACAAACCCAAGCGAAAAAAGACAAAGGATTTCGAGTTTGTAGCCCCGCCCTGTTTTGTTGGCGAGGGGTATGATTTTACCGATGAATATAACAGACAGGTCGAGCAGTGCTATAATTTATATGAAAAGATGCTCGATGCAGGTATTCCGCCGGAGGATGCCAGATATATTCTCCCTAATGCCACCACTTCTGAAATAGTGATAAGCTCCAATTTCAGGGAGCTGCGGCACTTTTTCTGGGTTAGAACCAACCCGAGAGCGCACTGGGAGATTAGAAAAGTCGCTATTGATATGCTTAAGATTATGAAAAAAGAAGCGCCGATAGTATTCTGGGATTTTACTATTGATGAAAAAAATATGTCAGCAGCCGGTGAAATTGAAACCTAA